The sequence below is a genomic window from Chitinophagaceae bacterium.
CGCTCACCGGAAATCTTACGTTTGGATATGAGCAGGTTCTTACCAACAATATTACATTGGAAGGCAATATTGGCATTATTGGACTGAGCTTTATTGATGACGGCTATAATGGAAAGGGTATCTTTATAAAGGCAGGTCCGAAACTCTATTTTACGCCTGATTATTTACTGGACGGAATGAAAAGGTATAATGATTTTCAGGGAGGATATTTTAAGCCGGAATTTATTTACAGCGGATTCGGATTTGATTATGAATCTTACAATTCCACTAATGGTATTTACACTACTGAAAGAGGAACAAATAATTCTATTGCACTCATGCTGAATTTTGGAAAACAGTGGGTATTGGCAAAGATTATTTCGCTTGATTTGCACGGCGGAATTGGATATGGAACATCTTTTTTTCCACTACAATTCTACAGCACCTGGTTATGGATATCCTGATTCATTTGACGAAAGTTACAAATACAGTCATTTTGAAGTGCCTGAAGTTCCTTTGACTTTTTCTGCAGGTTTTGATATTGGAATACTGCTTAAGTAATTAGTTTACGGTTAGCGGTGCAAAAGAGAAATTCCTTTC
It includes:
- a CDS encoding DUF3575 domain-containing protein, whose amino-acid sequence is MKTINLLFFFALLCSTQMALSQNEMAPAPVMKNRIIKMDFFSPLTGNLTFGYEQVLTNNITLEGNIGIIGLSFIDDGYNGKGIFIKAGPKLYFTPDYLLDGMKRYNDFQGGYFKPEFIYSGFGFDYESYNSTNGIYTTERGTNNSIALMLNFGKQWVLAKIISLDLHGGIGYGTSFFPLQFYSTWLWIS